The Toxorhynchites rutilus septentrionalis strain SRP chromosome 3, ASM2978413v1, whole genome shotgun sequence genome includes a region encoding these proteins:
- the LOC129775634 gene encoding uncharacterized protein LOC129775634 isoform X2: MSQKDGPDKYQQKNGEARHSVLPKAPTRRVIISKSRYKIYDQPKKSTLAVHLDNIKRERLSTAFIDKSSQAEDRESVSSRQSFSRQAGPSTKSFFTREDSSMELAHKKHRNLREVYSDYMKRRDVVPRRIRIVKIYVPPNWQAVLEESIRKYNSTYKDMHPWRQPRLLWLEQLERENAAKSQKPSLAATFEDDDCLVPCCSLFIFPFRRQRTLP; encoded by the exons atgtCACAAAAAGATGGACCAGACAAGTACCAGCAAAAGAATGGCGAAGCTAGGCACAGCGTGCTTCCAAAAGCCCCGACGAGACGTGTAATCATATCCAAATCTCGGTACAAAATCTACGATCAGCCGAAGAAATCAACCTTGGCCGTTCATTTGGACAATATCAAACGCGAACGTCTATCAACTGCTTTCATCGATAAATCTTCTCAAGCTGAAGATCGTGAAAGTGTAAGTAGCCGACAGTCTTTCAGTCGACAGGCTGGACCAAGTACTAAATCATTCTTCACGCGCGAGGACAGCTCGATGGAGCTTGCGCATAAAAAACACCGCAACTTGAGGGAGGTCTACAGCGATTACATGAAAAGACGAGATGTAGTTCCGAGGCGGATAAGAATCGTTAAAATATACG TGCCACCAAATTGGCAGGCGGTTTTAGAAGAGTCCATTCGGAAATATAATTCGACGTACAAAGATATGCATCCCTGGCGACAACCTCGCTTGCTTTGGTTGGAACAGCTGGAGAGAGAGAATGCTGCTAAATCACAGAAGCCATCACTAGCAGCCACCTTTGAGGATGATGATTGCTTAGTTCCTTGCTGCTCTCTGTTCATATTCCCATTCCGTAGGC AACGGACCCTGCCTTGA
- the LOC129775634 gene encoding uncharacterized protein LOC129775634 isoform X1, translated as MSQKDGPDKYQQKNGEARHSVLPKAPTRRVIISKSRYKIYDQPKKSTLAVHLDNIKRERLSTAFIDKSSQAEDRESVSSRQSFSRQAGPSTKSFFTREDSSMELAHKKHRNLREVYSDYMKRRDVVPRRIRIVKIYVPPNWQAVLEESIRKYNSTYKDMHPWRQPRLLWLEQLERENAAKSQKPSLAATFEDDDCLVPCCSLFIFPFRRRKKRTLP; from the exons atgtCACAAAAAGATGGACCAGACAAGTACCAGCAAAAGAATGGCGAAGCTAGGCACAGCGTGCTTCCAAAAGCCCCGACGAGACGTGTAATCATATCCAAATCTCGGTACAAAATCTACGATCAGCCGAAGAAATCAACCTTGGCCGTTCATTTGGACAATATCAAACGCGAACGTCTATCAACTGCTTTCATCGATAAATCTTCTCAAGCTGAAGATCGTGAAAGTGTAAGTAGCCGACAGTCTTTCAGTCGACAGGCTGGACCAAGTACTAAATCATTCTTCACGCGCGAGGACAGCTCGATGGAGCTTGCGCATAAAAAACACCGCAACTTGAGGGAGGTCTACAGCGATTACATGAAAAGACGAGATGTAGTTCCGAGGCGGATAAGAATCGTTAAAATATACG TGCCACCAAATTGGCAGGCGGTTTTAGAAGAGTCCATTCGGAAATATAATTCGACGTACAAAGATATGCATCCCTGGCGACAACCTCGCTTGCTTTGGTTGGAACAGCTGGAGAGAGAGAATGCTGCTAAATCACAGAAGCCATCACTAGCAGCCACCTTTGAGGATGATGATTGCTTAGTTCCTTGCTGCTCTCTGTTCATATTCCCATTCCGTAGGCGTAAGA AACGGACCCTGCCTTGA